A window of the Phaseolus vulgaris cultivar G19833 chromosome 5, P. vulgaris v2.0, whole genome shotgun sequence genome harbors these coding sequences:
- the LOC137834116 gene encoding uncharacterized protein, translating into MAEESNEERKVNLNLLDEIREEARIKAEALKRRVEYNYISKLKPRQFQVADLVMRKAHPYQLENKLSPKWTGPFRVTEALGNGAYRLETQEGGAIPLTWNATNLKFYFS; encoded by the coding sequence atggctgaagagtccaatgaagaaagaaaggtgaacctgaACCTACTGGATGAAatcagggaggaagcaagaatcaaagctgaagccttgaagagaagggtggagtacaacTACATCTCGAAGCTGAAGCCTCGccagttccaggtcgccgacctggtgatgcggaaggcccacccatatcagctagagaacaagttatcccccaagtggactggtcctttcagagtgacagaggcccttgggaatggagcatacaggcttGAGACGCAGGAGGGAGGCGCGATTCCTCTTACATGGAACGCgaccaacctcaagttttatttcagttga